Proteins encoded by one window of Micromonospora coxensis:
- a CDS encoding branched-chain amino acid ABC transporter permease, which translates to MTSTVDTPAEAGRPAPPSGLLAVARAPGWVRYALLAAGLAVALWLPNGLYPAVAVDILCWALFAVSVDLLLGFTGLMSFGHAAFWGSSAYLTGLVAVHAGLPFPVAVLAGACGAAALALPIGYLAVKRTGIYFAMVTLAFAQMVYYVANEWRSVTGGENGLQGVPRSLFGLDLTDDYYFYYAILPIVLLGLAAAWRIVHSPFGRVLVGIRDNPARARALGYPVHRYKLTAFVLSGFIAGLGGGLFAVGHRFVSLDVLHWTTSGKAVIVVVLGGIGTLWGGVLGAAVVVRLEDWLSFSGFEAIGLVTGGIFVLVVLLFRRGIWGSVAALVLRWSAARRR; encoded by the coding sequence ATGACCAGCACCGTCGACACTCCGGCCGAGGCGGGCCGGCCGGCGCCGCCGTCGGGGCTGCTCGCCGTCGCCCGGGCGCCGGGCTGGGTCCGGTACGCGCTGCTCGCCGCCGGTCTGGCGGTGGCCCTCTGGCTGCCCAACGGGCTCTACCCGGCGGTGGCGGTGGACATCCTCTGCTGGGCGCTCTTCGCCGTCTCGGTGGACCTGCTGCTCGGCTTCACCGGGTTGATGTCGTTCGGGCATGCGGCCTTCTGGGGCAGCTCGGCGTACCTCACCGGGCTGGTGGCCGTCCACGCCGGCCTGCCGTTCCCGGTCGCGGTGCTGGCCGGCGCGTGCGGCGCGGCGGCGCTGGCGCTGCCGATCGGCTACCTGGCGGTGAAGCGGACCGGCATCTACTTCGCGATGGTCACGCTGGCCTTCGCGCAGATGGTCTACTACGTCGCCAACGAGTGGCGCTCGGTCACCGGTGGCGAGAACGGCCTGCAGGGCGTGCCCCGGTCGCTGTTCGGCCTCGACCTGACCGACGACTACTACTTCTACTACGCGATCCTGCCGATCGTGCTGCTCGGCCTGGCCGCCGCCTGGCGGATCGTGCACTCGCCGTTCGGCCGGGTGCTGGTCGGCATCCGCGACAACCCGGCCCGGGCCCGCGCCCTCGGCTACCCGGTGCACCGCTACAAGTTGACCGCGTTCGTCCTCTCCGGCTTCATCGCCGGGCTCGGCGGCGGACTCTTCGCCGTCGGGCACCGCTTCGTCTCGCTCGACGTGCTGCACTGGACCACCTCCGGCAAGGCGGTCATCGTGGTGGTGCTCGGCGGCATCGGCACCCTCTGGGGCGGCGTGCTCGGCGCGGCGGTGGTGGTCCGGCTGGAGGACTGGCTGTCGTTCTCCGGATTCGAGGCCATCGGCCTGGTCACCGGAGGTATCTTCGTCCTCGTCGTGCTGCTGTTCCGGCGCGGGATCTGGGGCAGCGTCGCCGCGTTGGTCCTGAGGTGGTCGGCCGCCCGGCGCAGATAA
- a CDS encoding transcriptional regulator, whose protein sequence is MLTRPMPADAVQEARKRLAAAAEDLDANRVAALVLEFVAASGVAAVWEQLCVPLLATLHGQTPGEIAVEHALSEGVRIGLDVHRRDPGRPLRQDGVLLAGAEHEAHCLGLHALAAALREQGRGCLLLGPSLPWAALASAVVRARPRAVLVWSQTPLTGRAYRLVRFGRDFPGVRVHAAGPGWIEPFPPPSIRLTTFSAALSACAAP, encoded by the coding sequence GTGTTGACACGTCCGATGCCGGCCGACGCGGTGCAGGAGGCGCGCAAGCGGCTCGCCGCCGCCGCGGAGGACCTCGACGCCAACCGGGTCGCCGCGCTGGTCCTGGAGTTCGTCGCCGCGTCGGGCGTCGCCGCGGTGTGGGAGCAGTTGTGCGTGCCGCTGCTGGCGACGCTGCACGGGCAGACCCCGGGCGAGATCGCCGTCGAACACGCGCTCTCCGAGGGGGTACGCATCGGCCTGGACGTGCACCGGCGCGATCCGGGCCGGCCGTTGCGGCAGGACGGGGTGCTGCTGGCGGGGGCCGAGCACGAGGCGCACTGCCTCGGGCTGCACGCCCTCGCCGCGGCGCTGCGTGAGCAGGGCAGGGGTTGCCTGCTGCTCGGGCCGTCGCTGCCCTGGGCGGCGCTGGCCTCCGCCGTGGTCCGGGCCCGCCCGCGCGCCGTGCTGGTCTGGTCGCAGACCCCGCTCACCGGCCGCGCGTACCGCCTGGTCCGCTTCGGCCGCGACTTCCCCGGGGTACGCGTGCACGCAGCGGGTCCGGGCTGGATCGAGCCCTTCCCGCCGCCCTCGATCCGCCTGACCACCTTCTCCGCCGCCCTCAGCGCCTGCGCCGCCCCCTGA
- a CDS encoding MFS transporter, whose translation MEPHGNTGHPRRWAILGVLVISLLVVVLDNTILNVALRTLADPVHGLGASQGELEWSINSYTLVFAGLLFTFGVLGDRNGRRRFLLIGLALFGLASLLSAYAQNPAQLIAARALMGVGGAAIMPVTLSIISNVFDPRERARAIGIWAGAVGLAVAIGPILGGALLENFWWGSVFLINLPVVAIGLVLVAVLVPESRDPHPGRVDLLGVLLSVVGLVALTYGIIDGGEHGFGRPVVWAAIVGGLAVLAWFVAHERRSDHPSLDVRLFRVPRFAAPVAIVGLVFFAAMGVLFFSSFYLQLVRGYSPLETGLLFLPFAGAQLVFAPRSAAMVRRYGGRAVAVVGLALTTVALGALAVVGETTPIWVVLLFFFLQGAGMANIMPPATESIMSALPREKAGVGSAVSNTIRQVGGALGVAVLGSVLSALYRADIATAVDALPAPAREAATESIAGAYATAAQLGPAGPALIAAANESYVSAMHWAAGLAAAVAALGILVVLRWIPGRAAEPAATSVLGERELAGTA comes from the coding sequence ATGGAACCGCACGGGAACACCGGACATCCGAGACGATGGGCGATCCTCGGGGTGCTGGTCATCAGCCTGCTCGTCGTCGTCCTCGACAACACCATCCTCAACGTCGCGCTGCGCACCCTCGCCGACCCGGTGCACGGCCTCGGCGCGAGCCAGGGCGAGCTGGAGTGGTCGATCAACTCGTACACGCTGGTCTTCGCCGGGCTGCTGTTCACCTTCGGCGTGCTCGGCGACCGCAACGGGCGACGCCGCTTCCTGCTGATCGGCCTCGCGCTCTTCGGCCTGGCGTCGCTGCTGTCGGCGTACGCCCAGAACCCCGCGCAACTGATCGCGGCGCGCGCGCTGATGGGCGTCGGCGGCGCGGCGATCATGCCGGTGACCCTGTCGATCATCTCCAACGTCTTCGACCCCCGGGAGCGGGCCCGGGCGATCGGCATCTGGGCCGGCGCGGTCGGCCTGGCGGTGGCGATCGGACCCATCCTCGGCGGCGCGCTGCTGGAGAACTTCTGGTGGGGCTCGGTCTTCCTGATCAACCTGCCGGTGGTGGCGATCGGCCTCGTGCTGGTCGCGGTGCTGGTGCCCGAGTCGCGTGACCCCCACCCGGGGCGCGTGGACCTGCTCGGCGTGCTGCTCTCGGTGGTCGGCCTGGTCGCCCTGACCTACGGCATCATCGACGGCGGCGAGCACGGCTTCGGCCGTCCGGTCGTCTGGGCGGCCATCGTCGGCGGCCTGGCGGTGCTGGCCTGGTTCGTCGCCCACGAGCGGCGCAGCGACCACCCGTCGCTGGACGTCCGGCTGTTCCGGGTGCCCCGCTTCGCCGCCCCGGTGGCGATCGTCGGACTGGTCTTCTTCGCCGCGATGGGCGTGCTCTTCTTCAGCTCCTTCTACCTGCAACTGGTCCGTGGCTACAGCCCGCTGGAGACCGGCCTGCTCTTCCTCCCCTTCGCCGGCGCCCAGCTGGTCTTCGCGCCGCGCAGCGCGGCGATGGTCCGCCGCTACGGCGGCCGGGCCGTCGCGGTGGTCGGGCTGGCGTTGACCACGGTGGCCCTCGGCGCGCTCGCCGTCGTCGGCGAGACCACGCCGATCTGGGTCGTCCTGCTCTTCTTCTTCCTCCAGGGCGCCGGGATGGCCAACATCATGCCGCCGGCCACCGAGTCGATCATGTCGGCGCTGCCCCGGGAGAAGGCCGGCGTCGGCTCCGCGGTCAGCAACACCATCCGTCAGGTCGGCGGCGCGCTCGGCGTGGCCGTGCTCGGCTCGGTGCTCTCCGCGCTCTACCGCGCGGACATCGCCACCGCCGTCGACGCCCTGCCCGCCCCGGCCCGGGAGGCCGCCACCGAATCCATCGCCGGGGCGTACGCGACGGCCGCGCAGCTCGGCCCGGCCGGGCCGGCGCTGATCGCGGCGGCCAACGAGTCGTACGTCTCGGCGATGCACTGGGCGGCGGGGCTCGCCGCGGCGGTGGCCGCCCTGGGCATCCTCGTGGTGCTGCGCTGGATCCCCGGCCGGGCGGCCGAACCGGCCGCCACGTCGGTGCTCGGCGAACGGGAGTTGGCCGGAACCGCGTAG
- a CDS encoding TetR/AcrR family transcriptional regulator, translating into MSDMTSTADAPRSPGRPRSVRADEAIVEATLDLLAEGSTVEALSIEAIAARAGVGKATIYRRWPGKDALLLDALRRLKGIVPQPAGHSVRDDLVLLVGAVGHHIDPRARKIMPCLVPEVNRSPDHFQLYQNIIEPRRQLMREVLRRGVRDGDLRADLDIELTMALLTGPMLIQRMLRWHPELDDRILPEKIVDGVLEGIRAR; encoded by the coding sequence ATGTCTGACATGACTTCCACTGCCGATGCTCCGCGGTCGCCCGGCCGGCCGCGGAGCGTCCGCGCGGACGAGGCCATCGTCGAGGCCACCCTCGACCTGCTCGCCGAGGGCAGCACCGTCGAGGCGCTGTCCATCGAGGCGATCGCCGCCCGCGCCGGCGTCGGCAAGGCCACCATCTACCGGCGCTGGCCGGGCAAGGACGCCCTGCTGCTGGACGCGCTGCGCCGGCTCAAGGGGATCGTGCCGCAGCCCGCGGGCCACTCCGTCCGCGACGACCTGGTGCTGCTGGTCGGCGCCGTCGGGCACCACATCGACCCGCGCGCCCGGAAGATCATGCCGTGCCTGGTGCCCGAGGTGAACCGGAGCCCGGACCACTTCCAGCTCTACCAGAACATCATCGAGCCCCGCCGGCAGCTCATGCGTGAGGTGCTGCGACGTGGCGTGCGCGACGGCGACCTGCGTGCCGATCTGGACATCGAGCTGACCATGGCACTGCTCACCGGGCCGATGCTGATCCAGCGGATGCTGCGCTGGCACCCGGAGCTGGACGACCGGATCCTGCCCGAGAAGATCGTCGACGGGGTGCTGGAGGGCATCCGCGCCCGCTGA